The genomic segment GTGCGCTTCGGCGACCGCGAGTTCTTCAGCAGCGTGAGCATCGGCGTGGTGCTGGGCGCGGGCCGCTACCAAAGCGCCGAGGACATCATGCGCGACGCCGAGACGGCCATGTACCGCTCCAAGGCCGCAGGCAAGGCGGGCTACGCCCTGTTCGACGACGGCATGCACCGCCACGCGCTGCGCCTGCTGGAGTGCGAGGCCGAGCTGCGCCGGGCCCTGGCGCGCGACGAGCTGATCCTGCACTACCAGCCCATAGTGGACCTGGAGAGCGCGGCGGTGTCCGGGGTGGAGGCGCTCATCCGCTGGCAGCACCCCGAGCGCGGTCTGCTGCCCCCGGGGGAGTTCATCCCCCTGGCCGAGGAGGCCGGGCTGATCATGGACATCGACCGCTGGGTGCTGGGCGAGGCCTGCCGCCAGCTGCGCGCCTGGGCCGGGGCCGGGCTGCCCGGCCAGGCCACGGTGAGCGTCAACCTGTCGCCGCGCTTCTTCATGCGCCACGACGCGGCCAGGGACTTCGAAGCCATCGTGCGTGCCAGCGGCGCCCCGGCCAGCCGCCTCAAGATCGAGATCACCGAATCGCTGCTGCTGGACCCCTCCAGCGAGGTGGAGCAGGCCATCGGCACCGTGCGGGCCATGGGCGCGTCCCTGGTCATGGACGATTTCGGCACGGGCTACTCGTCGCTGTCCAACCTGCACCGCTTCCCCTTCGACACCATCAAGATCGACCGCTCCTTCATCGCGCGCATGGTGGACAGCCCGGTCCATGGCGGCACCGTGCGGGCCATCATCGGCCTGGGGCGCACCTTCGGCATGGACGTGGTGGCCGAGGGCGTGGAGACGCCCGGGCAGGCCGAAGCCCTGCGGGCCCTGGGCTGCGACCGCGCCCAGGGCTGGCTCTACGCCCGCGCGGTGGACGCGCACGCCGCCGGGGCCCTGCTCGGCAGGGCGCTGTACGCCGGGGGGCGCGAGGGCGGGCCGGGGAGCGCGCCGCTGGCCGTGGGGGCCTGAGGGCCAGGGCGCCCGGGCCCCGGGCCGCACGGCCCTGCGGGCCGGGCTTGGCAAACGCCGCGCCCCGGTGTATCCAATGCGCGGACCGGGGCGCCGCCCCGGCCCGCAACCCTGACGCATACCGGAGGCGGACGATGGCACGGTTTACCCTGGGCGGGGCGCTGCTGGCCCTGCTGCTTGTCGCGGGGCTGGCCCTGGCGGGCTGCCAGACCACAGGAGCCGGGGCGCAGAAGGCCGCCCCTGCGGCCTCATCCGCCCCTGCCGTCCAGGCCGACCCCATGGCCGACCTGGACAAACGCATGTTCCTGCTGCCCGATGGCCGCGACATGAGCTACATCGTCGTGCGCGTCACGCGCCTGGGCGTGAGCGAGACTGCGGTGCGCAAGGCGGCGCAGGACCTGACCCTGGCCGACTTCCGCGCCTGGCTGAACGAGACGGCCCGGGCGCACCGCGTGAACTACCTGGGCAGCGGCAGGTTCCAGGTGGACGCCCTGGACTTCACCCTGGGCTCGGAGCGCTTCGCCGAGGCCTCCTTCCTGATGCACCTCACGCGCTTTGTCAGCGCCGGGCGCACCATCGACGGCATCATCCTCGACCAGACGGTGCTCGACGGGCGCGACCTGACCTCCTACGCGGGGCTCAAGGCCTACGAGCTGCTGCTCGAGCGCAAGGCCGGGCTCTAGGGCCCCGCCCACGCCATGCAAAAAAACGGGGTGCGACCGCAAGGCCGCACCCCGTTTGCGTTCGGCGAGGGGCTTTGGCGCTACTTGGCG from the Desulfocurvus vexinensis DSM 17965 genome contains:
- a CDS encoding putative bifunctional diguanylate cyclase/phosphodiesterase, producing MGKVNSHLAHDPVRELWPLMERLGTPLQVLDMGGRLLECNPAARSLLGLGDDDCWRGRCLCSGNGNGGGAAHLPELLRECAQGLRDEFVVEEDLPAPDGEALTVRRSGAVLRDGQGRPLCVVAALEDRSAVRRAEVRLRHAALHDALTGLPNRTLFMERLQSAHRLARRHDDYDFSVLFLDFDRFKLVNDSLGHRAGDEFLNCAAARIRSCLRDVDTLARFGGDEFTVLLPDAWELREVRGVIERIRETLGEPVRFGDREFFSSVSIGVVLGAGRYQSAEDIMRDAETAMYRSKAAGKAGYALFDDGMHRHALRLLECEAELRRALARDELILHYQPIVDLESAAVSGVEALIRWQHPERGLLPPGEFIPLAEEAGLIMDIDRWVLGEACRQLRAWAGAGLPGQATVSVNLSPRFFMRHDAARDFEAIVRASGAPASRLKIEITESLLLDPSSEVEQAIGTVRAMGASLVMDDFGTGYSSLSNLHRFPFDTIKIDRSFIARMVDSPVHGGTVRAIIGLGRTFGMDVVAEGVETPGQAEALRALGCDRAQGWLYARAVDAHAAGALLGRALYAGGREGGPGSAPLAVGA